From a single Pirellulales bacterium genomic region:
- a CDS encoding glycosyltransferase family 2 protein, translating into MTCDEPSTLSVAEARQLLLQWAEACAQGTARDRIELVERLLGKSTCRRLGIYRVPDDFLLSVVIPVYNEVRTIEEVVARVRGSGVPVQVIIVDDGSTDGTRELLNGWKGAADLTIVMHETNQGKGSALRTGFSHAKGDVVIVQDADLEYDPAEFEKLIQPIIEDEADVVFGSRFAGDNQRVLYFWHSVGNKLLTFVSNCMTNLNLTDMETCYKAFRREVIQRIAPTLREQRFGIEPELTAKVAKMPGVRIYERPISYRGRTYAEGKKITWRDGFRAFYCILRYSLFDR; encoded by the coding sequence ATGACCTGCGACGAACCCTCCACTCTCAGCGTGGCCGAAGCCCGACAACTTCTGCTGCAATGGGCCGAAGCGTGCGCCCAGGGCACGGCCCGCGACCGTATCGAGCTGGTCGAGCGGCTTTTGGGCAAAAGCACGTGCCGGCGGCTGGGCATCTACCGCGTGCCCGACGATTTCCTGCTTTCGGTCGTCATCCCCGTCTACAACGAAGTGCGGACGATCGAGGAAGTGGTGGCCCGCGTGCGCGGTTCGGGCGTGCCGGTGCAGGTCATCATCGTCGACGACGGCAGCACCGATGGCACGCGCGAGTTGCTCAACGGGTGGAAAGGCGCCGCCGACCTGACGATCGTGATGCACGAAACGAACCAGGGCAAAGGCTCGGCCTTGCGCACCGGATTCAGCCATGCCAAGGGCGACGTGGTGATCGTGCAAGACGCCGACCTGGAGTACGACCCGGCCGAGTTCGAGAAGCTGATTCAGCCGATCATCGAAGACGAGGCCGACGTGGTGTTCGGCAGCCGCTTTGCCGGCGACAATCAGCGTGTGCTGTACTTCTGGCACTCGGTGGGCAACAAGCTGCTGACGTTCGTCTCCAATTGCATGACGAACCTGAACCTCACCGACATGGAAACGTGTTACAAAGCGTTTCGCCGCGAGGTGATTCAGCGCATCGCCCCCACGTTGCGCGAGCAGCGGTTCGGCATCGAGCCGGAATTGACGGCCAAAGTGGCCAAGATGCCCGGCGTCCGCATTTACGAACGGCCGATCAGCTATCGCGGCCGCACCTATGCCGAAGGCAAGAAGATTACCTGGCGCGACGGCTTTCGGGCATTCTATTGCATCCTGCGGTATTCGCTCTTTGACCGCTAA
- a CDS encoding PilZ domain-containing protein, translated as MNAVDQTEAFYELNPDLLEKIVENLERDGGRPERRRSPRQKFPVQQWMAPFVRKMPKAEQFVPVECRDLSSSGLAFYWPQRANFAKVIIGLGRAPQLTYVAARIVRQVACTNGGGVLVGCEFVDRVGIS; from the coding sequence ATGAATGCCGTTGACCAGACCGAAGCCTTCTACGAGCTGAATCCCGATCTGCTGGAGAAGATCGTGGAGAATCTCGAACGCGACGGCGGACGACCGGAGCGACGACGCAGCCCGCGACAAAAGTTCCCCGTGCAGCAGTGGATGGCGCCGTTTGTTCGCAAAATGCCCAAGGCGGAGCAGTTCGTGCCGGTGGAGTGCCGCGATCTATCCAGCTCGGGGCTGGCCTTCTATTGGCCGCAACGGGCGAATTTCGCCAAAGTGATTATCGGCCTGGGTCGAGCTCCGCAACTCACCTATGTGGCGGCCCGCATCGTGCGTCAGGTGGCATGCACCAACGGCGGAGGCGTGCTTGTTGGCTGTGAGTTCGTCGACCGTGTGGGAATCAGTTAG